The following coding sequences lie in one Rhodohalobacter barkolensis genomic window:
- the rseP gene encoding RIP metalloprotease RseP: MDWILSISSTILIFIAAIFILVTIHELGHFIAAKVFGMRVDKFSIGFPPKIFGFKKGDTEYVLGATPLGGYVSIAGMLDESMETDFVDQEVQPDEFRAKPVWQRMIVITAGVIFNVILAVIIYTGIALHYGETVIPIDSMKGAYVSEQSVAHQIGMQTGDRLIGVNGEEVEHFRQLLNPSELTGRELTFLVERNGERLTLPTPPNFLDLVSKEGFISQEHYLPSSFSAVQEGSPADEAGLQGGDKIVAVDGEPVNYWVQLVDKIQATDSSLTLDVDRNGEQFSVTLSPDSETGQIGIASPDFEESFRVEQVTYNLAGAVNIGFERSNDALFGIVQGIGKMFSGDISVRENLGGPVAIANVTREATDRGGWLGFWNITAFLSITLAIMNMLPIPALDGGHFMFLVYEGITRREPSPKVRMGLQQLGFILLIGLFILVTFNDILRTFGG; encoded by the coding sequence ATGGATTGGATTTTAAGTATATCAAGTACAATACTCATATTTATAGCGGCCATTTTTATATTGGTGACTATACATGAATTAGGGCATTTCATTGCAGCCAAGGTGTTTGGAATGAGGGTCGATAAATTTTCTATTGGCTTTCCACCTAAGATCTTTGGATTTAAAAAGGGAGATACTGAGTATGTTCTGGGTGCCACTCCTTTAGGTGGGTACGTAAGCATTGCAGGTATGCTGGATGAATCGATGGAAACTGATTTTGTTGACCAGGAGGTTCAACCTGATGAGTTCAGAGCCAAACCAGTTTGGCAGCGAATGATCGTTATTACAGCCGGAGTAATATTCAATGTAATTCTGGCAGTAATAATATATACAGGTATTGCTCTCCATTACGGAGAAACAGTAATTCCGATTGACTCCATGAAAGGGGCTTATGTGAGTGAGCAGTCCGTAGCACATCAGATTGGAATGCAGACCGGTGACCGTCTTATAGGCGTTAATGGTGAAGAAGTGGAGCATTTTCGACAGCTACTAAACCCATCAGAACTTACCGGCAGAGAGTTGACATTTTTAGTAGAACGTAATGGTGAACGCCTGACACTTCCAACTCCACCAAATTTTCTCGATTTAGTCAGCAAGGAAGGATTTATTTCTCAAGAACACTATCTGCCCAGTTCCTTTTCTGCGGTGCAGGAGGGAAGTCCTGCTGATGAAGCCGGTCTACAGGGAGGAGATAAAATTGTAGCCGTAGACGGTGAACCTGTTAATTACTGGGTGCAGTTGGTTGACAAGATTCAGGCAACCGATTCTTCTTTAACATTAGATGTGGATCGGAATGGCGAACAATTTAGTGTAACACTATCACCGGATTCAGAAACAGGGCAAATCGGTATTGCTTCACCTGATTTTGAGGAGTCTTTTCGAGTTGAGCAAGTCACTTACAATTTAGCTGGTGCAGTGAATATTGGTTTTGAAAGATCAAATGACGCACTCTTTGGAATTGTTCAGGGAATTGGAAAAATGTTTTCAGGTGACATCTCTGTACGAGAAAATTTAGGCGGACCTGTTGCCATAGCTAATGTCACCCGTGAGGCCACAGATCGTGGCGGCTGGCTTGGCTTTTGGAACATTACAGCTTTCTTAAGTATCACTCTCGCTATCATGAATATGCTTCCCATTCCCGCTTTAGACGGTGGACATTTTATGTTTTTGGTTTATGAGGGAATTACCCGGCGTGAGCCTTCTCCAAAAGTTCGAATGGGGCTACAACAACTTGGTTTTATACTACTTATCGGTTTATTCATACTGGTTACTTTTAATGATATTCTACGCACATTCGGAGGCTAA
- the pssA gene encoding CDP-diacylglycerol--serine O-phosphatidyltransferase, translating to MKYPIQKLRFKKSVKQKKRRLKPIPRIVVPSFFTLMNLFCGFLSIILVAEGNLRAGAWLIVLAGLFDALDGFMARLANATSEFGMELDSISDVVSFGVAPGFLIYIFAFNELAIIGILLSALPPLCGAIRLARYNIETKYAESDYFRGLPIPAQAVMFAGFYLTFSNKLYLFDGFEQGVISVLIPVVILLSFLMVSTIPFDKIPRFDRESVKKYKNRLILIAAYLLLILIFQDIGLIIVFTFFILKGLILGLYIFWKQAFTDDPDPLDNGINF from the coding sequence ATGAAATACCCGATCCAAAAATTACGATTCAAAAAAAGTGTAAAGCAGAAAAAGCGAAGGCTCAAACCAATCCCAAGGATTGTAGTGCCGAGTTTCTTTACCCTGATGAATCTATTTTGCGGGTTTCTATCTATTATTTTAGTTGCTGAAGGAAATCTAAGGGCCGGTGCATGGTTAATCGTATTAGCAGGTCTCTTCGATGCTCTGGACGGATTTATGGCCAGATTGGCAAATGCCACTAGTGAATTTGGAATGGAGCTCGACTCCATAAGTGATGTAGTCTCGTTTGGTGTAGCACCCGGATTCTTGATCTATATCTTTGCTTTTAATGAGCTCGCTATCATTGGTATACTTCTGAGCGCATTACCACCTCTTTGCGGTGCTATTCGCCTGGCTCGCTACAACATTGAAACGAAGTATGCAGAATCTGACTATTTCCGCGGTCTTCCCATTCCGGCACAGGCCGTGATGTTTGCAGGATTTTACCTGACCTTTTCTAATAAACTCTACCTTTTTGATGGTTTTGAACAGGGAGTTATCAGTGTGCTCATTCCGGTTGTTATCCTTCTGTCATTTCTGATGGTCAGTACTATTCCGTTTGACAAAATTCCCAGATTTGATCGTGAATCAGTAAAAAAATACAAGAACAGACTGATACTGATCGCAGCTTATCTCTTATTGATATTGATTTTCCAGGATATTGGGTTAATCATAGTGTTCACATTCTTTATTCTGAAGGGTCTGATATTAGGTCTTTACATATTCTGGAAGCAGGCCTTTACGGATGATCCTGATCCTTTAGATAATGGGATTAACTTTTAG
- a CDS encoding DUF1302 family protein: MIKLQLILKINCIKKYCLQYIRFLGLIWGLLFLSLFTPGNSSAQISVNGLLQNYNAVQTTGDHEFVAGRNRLRFQLRNSISAGNIYVETDLLHQYAVRDDETEIIIREAYFDRYFDQSDLRIGRQIITWGRATGGFVTDILSPVDLREFLTQSPEDLRVGLTAINYQHYFGSNSLQVILNPVPEPDRLPASDSRWFPVQEVPSPIPFNYVKQNDGFTISDVQFAARYGLRSTNSLDLDIMLLNWTHPMPSYALNINPLNLLTPPSVELEESYHASPMAGLSLEWLISDRWKFQAEQLFVYERLFTFLPVSVNRLEQALEDLPTAIQVLQEFEVRDDGYLLKKPWLHSMAGIETEQWSTLISLQFYLETIFNYEDRILPQKLFPYGTLLASRSFLRDRLQITTLNRYNFYAKDFWIQLQGAYEIDDGFELSLGMNLFGGEPITPFYGHFTFNQYSENSFIFSRISIYF, from the coding sequence TTGATTAAGCTTCAATTGATTTTAAAAATAAATTGTATAAAAAAGTATTGTTTACAGTATATTCGCTTTTTAGGGCTCATTTGGGGTCTCCTCTTCTTATCCCTTTTTACTCCGGGAAACAGTAGTGCACAGATAAGTGTTAATGGCCTGCTTCAAAACTACAATGCTGTACAAACTACAGGTGACCATGAGTTTGTGGCCGGACGAAACCGTCTGAGATTTCAACTGCGTAACTCAATTTCTGCCGGAAATATCTATGTTGAAACAGACTTACTTCATCAATATGCTGTCCGGGATGATGAAACTGAGATTATTATAAGAGAGGCGTATTTTGACCGGTATTTTGACCAAAGTGATCTAAGAATTGGTCGTCAGATCATTACCTGGGGGCGCGCAACGGGTGGATTTGTAACTGATATCCTATCGCCTGTAGATCTTAGAGAGTTTCTCACTCAATCCCCCGAAGACTTACGTGTTGGCTTAACGGCTATAAATTATCAGCACTATTTTGGTTCGAACTCTCTGCAGGTCATTTTAAATCCTGTACCGGAACCGGACAGGCTGCCTGCCTCCGATTCGAGATGGTTCCCTGTTCAAGAAGTTCCATCCCCCATTCCATTCAATTACGTTAAACAGAATGATGGATTTACAATCTCAGATGTTCAATTTGCAGCTCGATACGGTTTAAGATCAACCAATTCACTTGATCTGGATATTATGTTGCTGAACTGGACCCACCCTATGCCTTCTTACGCTCTGAACATAAATCCACTGAATTTACTAACACCCCCTTCGGTTGAACTGGAGGAATCTTATCATGCTTCTCCAATGGCCGGATTATCTTTAGAGTGGTTGATTAGCGACAGATGGAAATTCCAGGCAGAGCAGCTTTTTGTATACGAAAGGCTGTTTACGTTTCTTCCTGTATCTGTGAATCGTCTTGAACAAGCCCTTGAAGATCTGCCAACAGCAATACAGGTTCTGCAAGAATTTGAAGTACGTGACGACGGATATTTACTCAAAAAACCGTGGTTACACTCTATGGCAGGGATTGAAACTGAGCAGTGGAGTACGTTGATAAGTCTCCAATTTTATCTGGAAACCATCTTTAATTATGAAGATAGAATACTTCCGCAAAAACTTTTCCCTTACGGGACGCTATTGGCGAGCCGATCTTTCTTGAGAGATCGGCTGCAGATTACAACACTCAACCGATACAATTTTTACGCTAAAGATTTTTGGATCCAGCTGCAAGGTGCTTATGAAATTGATGACGGTTTCGAATTATCACTTGGAATGAATCTCTTTGGCGGTGAACCTATCACACCCTTTTATGGACATTTCACCTTTAATCAATACAGTGAGAATAGTTTTATATTCTCCCGGATTTCTATCTATTTCTAA
- a CDS encoding SRPBCC family protein, whose product MAHERIEVDLPLAKVYELLSNPVHFTNFLERIDNVEKINSQTFEYTTKIGDEEFQWTTNIIDNLRNTRFAWITINGNLNQTGTIRFTPLDNGERTRVDFSLDYRTFFGEAEEDLANFIEGLPAQLKKDLDKFKELAESGTFNDETEEETKEVTA is encoded by the coding sequence ATGGCGCACGAAAGAATCGAAGTAGACTTACCTTTAGCCAAAGTTTACGAACTGTTATCCAATCCCGTTCATTTTACAAATTTTCTGGAACGTATTGACAATGTTGAAAAAATAAACTCCCAAACGTTTGAATATACAACCAAGATTGGAGACGAGGAGTTTCAATGGACAACAAATATCATAGACAATCTGAGAAATACTCGTTTTGCATGGATTACAATTAACGGAAATCTAAATCAAACCGGAACAATCCGTTTCACTCCATTAGATAATGGTGAAAGAACCAGAGTTGATTTCTCTTTGGATTACAGAACATTTTTCGGCGAAGCTGAAGAAGACCTTGCTAATTTCATTGAAGGACTTCCTGCTCAACTGAAGAAAGATCTTGACAAGTTCAAAGAGCTTGCTGAATCAGGAACGTTTAACGATGAAACTGAAGAAGAGACTAAAGAAGTGACTGCTTAA
- the aroE gene encoding shikimate dehydrogenase translates to MVYSFKDFKTSKKALKPHYFVVGNPIGHSLSPLMHQTALDYHNIAANYYALELQHHELSEFIIWMNRDEFMGCNITIPYKNYFIDVVDQVDDFAKEVGVINTIAKSEYSLIGHNTDVYGFLSPLHDYIDDLEGGRAVVFGTGGAANAVLAGLEEVGIEEVIFVSRNPSQASMKSWFLWTKTVDYNQWQSYAEEASIIVNTTPLGMNPKTDQSPVSDEDFELLKDKICYDLVYNPLTTKFLKKAEESGAKIINGLEMLMMQGNRSFEIWTGKSFPFDQVKSKLIKELNN, encoded by the coding sequence ATGGTTTACTCATTTAAGGATTTTAAAACATCAAAGAAGGCGTTAAAACCTCATTATTTTGTAGTAGGTAATCCTATCGGCCATTCACTTTCCCCACTGATGCATCAGACAGCTTTAGATTATCATAATATTGCGGCCAATTATTATGCGCTAGAGTTACAACATCATGAATTGTCAGAATTTATTATTTGGATGAATCGTGATGAATTCATGGGCTGCAACATAACCATACCTTATAAGAACTATTTTATAGATGTGGTTGATCAAGTAGATGACTTCGCCAAAGAAGTAGGTGTTATAAATACAATTGCAAAATCAGAGTACAGCTTAATTGGTCATAATACGGATGTATACGGTTTTCTATCACCACTACACGACTATATAGATGACCTGGAAGGCGGCAGAGCAGTTGTATTTGGTACCGGGGGTGCTGCGAATGCAGTGCTTGCCGGTTTGGAGGAGGTTGGAATTGAAGAAGTTATATTTGTGTCCAGAAACCCATCTCAGGCAAGTATGAAATCTTGGTTTCTATGGACCAAAACAGTTGACTACAATCAATGGCAATCTTACGCTGAAGAAGCTTCTATAATCGTAAATACCACGCCACTAGGTATGAACCCTAAAACTGATCAATCACCGGTTTCAGATGAAGATTTTGAATTATTAAAAGATAAAATCTGCTATGATCTTGTATATAATCCGTTAACGACAAAATTTTTAAAAAAAGCTGAAGAAAGCGGTGCAAAAATTATCAACGGATTAGAAATGCTGATGATGCAGGGGAACCGATCATTTGAAATTTGGACCGGAAAATCATTTCCATTTGATCAGGTTAAAAGTAAGCTTATCAAAGAATTAAATAATTAG
- a CDS encoding ATP-dependent zinc protease has product MQKKISKPIVGRLEKIDLPEFSISNLDAKIDTGAYTSSLHCHHIESYDKDGENWVQFYVLDPEHPEYEAKLFSCPVHTVRRVKSSNGQIQERFTIKRKVRFFGKTRTIELSLTDRSEMKFPVLIGRKFLTNKFLVDVSKKYLSPQ; this is encoded by the coding sequence TTGCAGAAAAAGATTTCAAAACCTATAGTCGGCAGATTAGAAAAAATTGACCTACCAGAATTTTCAATTTCTAATCTGGATGCTAAAATTGACACTGGAGCATATACTTCCAGTCTACATTGTCATCACATTGAGTCTTATGATAAAGATGGCGAAAACTGGGTACAATTTTATGTATTGGATCCTGAACACCCTGAGTATGAGGCTAAGCTTTTTTCCTGTCCGGTTCACACTGTCAGACGAGTTAAGAGCTCAAACGGACAAATTCAAGAGAGGTTTACTATAAAAAGAAAGGTGAGATTTTTCGGAAAAACTCGAACCATTGAGCTTTCTTTGACGGACAGATCCGAAATGAAATTTCCTGTTCTGATTGGTCGCAAATTTTTGACAAATAAGTTTTTAGTTGATGTATCAAAAAAATATTTATCACCCCAATAA
- the pgeF gene encoding peptidoglycan editing factor PgeF — translation MKLFYPKVFKEQKVISALFTESNREFVNKSGKITGLNLGYNTEASDTEVDHNFITLFSEIEWEKDQLALANQVHGTDIKYVSKPGVFEATDGFVSDQSGITLGIRVADCAAILAGDPKNGVIGAFHAGWKGADGNILTKGINKMIELGADTTEIQVYISPCISLNNFEVGEEVASKFPERFVDRTSFKKPHVDLKGFLLWQLLNAGINQKNIDISTECTVQDDRYYSYRRERDKAGRMLGLIKLNK, via the coding sequence ATGAAACTTTTCTATCCAAAGGTTTTCAAAGAACAAAAAGTGATTTCTGCACTTTTTACTGAATCAAACAGAGAGTTTGTCAATAAATCAGGCAAGATTACCGGATTGAATTTAGGATACAATACAGAAGCGTCTGACACCGAAGTCGATCACAATTTCATAACTCTTTTTAGTGAGATCGAATGGGAAAAAGATCAGTTAGCCTTAGCCAATCAGGTGCATGGAACAGATATAAAATATGTATCTAAACCCGGAGTTTTTGAAGCAACGGACGGTTTTGTAAGCGATCAATCGGGCATAACTCTTGGAATCAGAGTTGCAGATTGTGCAGCAATTTTAGCCGGAGATCCCAAAAACGGTGTAATAGGTGCGTTTCATGCAGGATGGAAAGGAGCAGACGGTAATATACTTACTAAGGGAATCAATAAGATGATAGAACTTGGTGCTGATACGACTGAAATACAAGTGTATATCAGTCCATGTATATCTTTAAATAACTTTGAAGTTGGAGAAGAAGTAGCTTCGAAATTTCCGGAAAGGTTTGTGGACAGAACCTCCTTCAAGAAACCTCATGTAGACTTAAAAGGGTTTTTACTTTGGCAATTGCTGAATGCGGGAATTAATCAAAAGAACATTGATATATCGACTGAGTGTACGGTCCAGGATGATCGATATTACTCTTATCGAAGAGAACGGGATAAGGCCGGAAGAATGTTGGGATTAATTAAGTTGAACAAATAG
- a CDS encoding alanine racemase — MSHQPKLYLDKERCKRNISRIAQKANENNLVFRPHFKTHQSIEIGRWFRDEGVEGVTVSSVEMAKYFIQDGWNDFTIAFPFYKGMIDGLKEIQNKAQIRLFVNSVEDISLLNRELKKDFKIYIEIDAGYGRSGISINKMDQIDLLVQAANDGKFSQFHGFYIHDGGTYKARGKNEIFERVEDSVDALRKLKDHYPNASTSLGDTPSASVLNNFDGIDEITPGNLVFYDWMQVQIGSCSPNDVAVYVEIPFAQQIDNEKAIVHGGAVHFSKDFIEQYSNRNYGQVFQIFDNKFKPDDGVYLSSLSQEHGTVFGFKKSIIGDHNSIKILPIHSCLTVNLFDVYHTTDGEIIQKRVLS; from the coding sequence ATGTCGCATCAACCAAAACTTTATTTAGATAAAGAGCGCTGTAAAAGAAATATTTCTCGTATAGCCCAAAAGGCAAATGAGAATAATTTAGTTTTCCGGCCTCATTTTAAAACTCACCAATCTATCGAAATTGGACGATGGTTCAGGGATGAAGGAGTTGAAGGCGTTACCGTATCATCAGTAGAAATGGCTAAATACTTTATTCAGGACGGTTGGAATGACTTTACAATTGCTTTTCCATTTTACAAGGGAATGATCGATGGATTAAAGGAAATTCAAAATAAAGCTCAAATACGCCTTTTTGTAAACTCAGTTGAAGATATTTCTCTTTTAAACAGAGAGTTAAAGAAAGATTTTAAAATTTATATAGAAATTGATGCCGGTTATGGACGAAGTGGAATTTCTATCAACAAAATGGATCAAATAGATTTATTGGTTCAAGCTGCTAATGATGGAAAATTTTCTCAGTTTCATGGATTTTATATCCATGATGGCGGTACATATAAAGCTCGCGGTAAAAATGAAATTTTTGAACGAGTTGAAGATTCAGTTGATGCATTACGTAAATTGAAGGATCACTATCCAAATGCTTCGACTTCTTTGGGAGATACCCCGTCGGCCAGCGTTCTAAATAACTTTGATGGAATTGACGAGATTACTCCCGGAAACTTAGTTTTTTATGATTGGATGCAGGTTCAAATTGGGAGTTGTAGTCCGAACGATGTTGCCGTTTACGTTGAAATTCCGTTTGCGCAACAAATTGATAATGAAAAAGCGATTGTTCATGGAGGTGCCGTTCACTTCTCAAAAGACTTTATAGAACAGTATTCAAATAGAAATTATGGTCAGGTGTTTCAAATCTTTGACAACAAGTTTAAACCAGATGATGGTGTTTATCTTTCGTCTCTTTCCCAGGAACACGGTACCGTTTTCGGATTTAAAAAGTCGATTATTGGTGATCATAATTCCATTAAAATTCTGCCTATCCACTCCTGCTTAACTGTGAATTTGTTTGATGTTTATCACACTACAGATGGTGAAATCATTCAGAAGAGAGTTTTGTCATGA
- a CDS encoding histone deacetylase, translating into MKKFSGLHDYLINNKIFKKSAIVEPSMVDFANLYTVHSQRYGYGVWTGELTKKEIRRMGLPWSKELAIRSRLAVQGTINTGLMALQDGIAGNLAGGTHHAMPDHGEGFCVYNDVAVAIKVLRQSKWVKKVLIIDVDVHQGNGNAAIFEDEPDVYTFSIHGEKNYPFVKPPSDLDVGLPDKTGDKEYLKVLSESLDRVFNEFSPDLIFYLAGIDPLEEDHFGRLSLSTRGLEERERMVIETVTQKEIPLALLLSGGYAPTLQKTVEAHALMFKAAKEISVPYFQ; encoded by the coding sequence ATGAAAAAGTTTTCGGGTTTGCACGATTACTTAATCAATAATAAAATATTTAAGAAATCTGCCATCGTAGAACCATCCATGGTTGATTTCGCAAATCTTTATACGGTTCATAGCCAGCGATACGGTTATGGTGTATGGACCGGAGAGTTGACAAAAAAAGAGATTCGCCGAATGGGATTACCGTGGTCAAAAGAGCTTGCGATACGTTCAAGATTAGCCGTTCAGGGTACCATCAACACAGGCTTGATGGCGCTTCAGGACGGAATTGCCGGAAATTTAGCCGGCGGCACCCATCATGCAATGCCCGACCACGGTGAAGGCTTCTGTGTATACAATGATGTGGCCGTTGCAATCAAGGTACTAAGACAGTCTAAATGGGTAAAAAAGGTGCTGATCATTGATGTTGATGTCCACCAGGGCAATGGAAATGCAGCGATCTTTGAAGATGAACCTGATGTGTATACGTTTTCAATTCATGGCGAAAAGAACTATCCCTTTGTGAAACCACCCTCTGACCTGGATGTGGGTCTTCCTGATAAAACCGGTGATAAGGAGTATTTAAAAGTATTATCTGAATCATTAGACAGGGTTTTTAATGAGTTTTCTCCTGATCTCATTTTCTACCTGGCCGGTATTGATCCTCTTGAGGAAGATCATTTTGGAAGACTTTCATTATCTACCAGAGGATTGGAGGAGAGAGAGCGAATGGTGATTGAAACCGTTACTCAAAAAGAGATCCCTTTAGCTTTACTACTTTCGGGGGGATATGCACCTACACTTCAAAAAACTGTTGAAGCTCATGCACTTATGTTTAAAGCTGCAAAGGAAATTTCGGTGCCGTACTTTCAGTAA
- the dxr gene encoding 1-deoxy-D-xylulose-5-phosphate reductoisomerase: MKQKKLAILGSTGSIGTQAIDIISAKPNLFHVSVLTANRSYEKLAQQVNRFKPDTVVLCDKKHRIAFLELLKFKPKNILFGQESLEQVTKEAEYDVLLNSLVGFAGFMSTYTALKRGKKVALANKESLVVGGELLSQLEGFKQGNLIPVDSEHSAMLQSMIGENKDSIQKIIITASGGPFRDFSMDALKDVTVQDALNHPNWDMGSKITIDSATMMNKGLEIIEAKWFFGLGIEQIVPVIHPQSIIHSIVEFKDGSSKAQMGPPDMKVPILYAFTYPDRIDFPNKTLDYSELINMELKPVDYNRFPCLELAIEASKKEGGAPAVLNAANEIAVERFLNGEIRYIDIPKIIEESLNHIQFGKEITPETLLYIDKETREYANALLQ, encoded by the coding sequence TTGAAACAGAAAAAACTGGCAATTTTAGGCTCAACAGGATCGATCGGTACACAGGCGATTGATATTATAAGTGCCAAACCCAATCTATTTCATGTATCAGTTCTGACCGCCAACCGCAGCTATGAAAAATTAGCACAACAAGTTAACCGATTTAAACCGGATACTGTTGTTCTGTGTGATAAAAAGCACAGAATAGCATTTCTTGAGTTACTGAAGTTTAAACCTAAAAATATTCTATTTGGTCAAGAGTCATTAGAACAGGTTACAAAAGAAGCCGAATATGATGTGTTACTAAACAGTTTGGTAGGCTTTGCCGGATTTATGTCAACATATACTGCTCTGAAAAGAGGAAAGAAGGTTGCTTTGGCGAACAAAGAGTCCTTAGTAGTTGGTGGGGAGTTATTGAGTCAGTTAGAGGGATTCAAACAAGGAAACCTTATTCCTGTAGATTCTGAGCATTCTGCCATGCTTCAATCTATGATTGGAGAGAATAAAGACTCAATTCAAAAAATTATCATAACCGCAAGTGGCGGACCTTTCAGGGATTTTTCAATGGATGCACTGAAAGATGTAACGGTGCAGGATGCACTAAATCATCCGAATTGGGATATGGGTTCTAAAATCACGATAGACTCTGCTACGATGATGAATAAAGGGCTGGAAATTATTGAAGCAAAGTGGTTTTTCGGTCTTGGCATAGAACAAATTGTACCTGTTATTCATCCACAGAGTATTATTCATTCAATCGTTGAGTTTAAAGATGGATCCTCAAAGGCACAGATGGGACCACCGGATATGAAAGTTCCTATACTCTACGCTTTCACCTATCCGGATCGAATTGATTTCCCAAATAAGACGTTAGACTATAGCGAATTGATTAACATGGAATTGAAACCGGTTGATTATAATAGATTTCCATGTTTAGAACTGGCGATTGAAGCGTCGAAAAAAGAGGGTGGAGCTCCGGCTGTTTTAAACGCTGCAAATGAAATTGCTGTAGAACGATTTTTGAACGGTGAAATTCGTTATATTGACATCCCAAAAATTATTGAAGAATCTTTAAATCATATACAGTTCGGTAAGGAAATCACACCTGAAACGTTACTATATATTGATAAAGAAACTCGCGAATATGCGAATGCATTATTACAATAA
- a CDS encoding phosphatidylserine decarboxylase family protein — protein MLAKEGFSTITVVFAFSLIVIFALSYAPIWVGYIIYPILAALCGLVLYFFRDPDRVTPQDDSLIISPADGKVVLIQDVQEDEYVGEEVTQVSIFLSPLNVHVNRNPVSGKVEYLKYYPGKYLMAWEDHASEMNERAHFGVRHPSGIKMMFKQITGFLARRIVYHIKEGDELKAGERFGIMKFGSRMDLLLPKSVKINVKIGDNTVAGESIIGKIEKS, from the coding sequence ATGCTCGCAAAGGAAGGATTTTCTACTATTACAGTTGTTTTTGCATTCTCACTAATTGTTATTTTTGCCCTTAGCTATGCACCGATTTGGGTCGGTTATATAATTTACCCAATATTGGCCGCTCTTTGCGGTTTGGTACTCTACTTTTTTCGTGATCCGGACAGAGTTACGCCTCAGGACGATTCATTGATTATTTCGCCGGCGGATGGCAAAGTGGTTCTTATTCAAGATGTTCAAGAGGATGAATACGTGGGTGAAGAGGTAACTCAAGTGAGTATTTTTCTTTCACCGTTGAATGTGCATGTAAACCGTAATCCAGTGTCGGGTAAAGTTGAATACCTGAAATATTACCCGGGTAAATATTTGATGGCATGGGAAGATCACGCATCTGAAATGAATGAACGGGCTCATTTTGGAGTTCGTCACCCATCTGGAATTAAAATGATGTTTAAGCAGATTACGGGATTTCTGGCTCGCAGAATTGTTTACCATATCAAAGAAGGAGACGAGCTGAAAGCAGGAGAGAGGTTCGGTATTATGAAGTTCGGCTCCCGAATGGATCTGCTGCTCCCAAAAAGTGTCAAGATCAATGTAAAAATTGGTGATAATACTGTAGCGGGTGAATCGATTATTGGTAAAATTGAAAAATCATGA